The genome window GCAACAATCAGGTGTTGCTGAGTTCGGAAACCGAGATCGCCGAGAACGGCTATCTGGTGGCCGGGGTCTCGCGCATCGGCAATGACGGCAAGTCGCTGGTACTGGTGATCAACGCCGAGATTAAATAAAGCAGGTTGAAAGAGCAGCGGCTTGTTGACAAAAATGCCGGCAAAGCTTATATTTCATCGGCGATCTGAAAATTTTACTGAGATCAAACATCTGACATAAGCTTTGGAGGCATTATGAAAAAGATCGGCATCATCATCTGCGGACGTTACCTGTCGTGCGGCGGCGGGAAATGCTTCCGGGCCTTGCGCGAGCGGGTCGGGGCTTTCGCGGCCTACGCCAAGGACGAAGCGGTCGAAATCGTCGGCTTCGCCAACTGCGGCGGCTGCCCGGGCGGCAACATCGAAAACGTGCCGGCGGAAATGAAGAAGAATGGCGCTCAGGAAATCCATCTGGCCACCTGTTTTGTCGTCGGTTATCCTCCCTGCGAGCATACCCGGGATTTCAAAAAGTTCATCGAAACCGCTTTCGGTCTGCCGGTGGTAATCGGCACCCATCCGATCCCCCTGAAGTATTACGAAAACCATCAGAAACTGCCTTTCTGGAAGCAAGCCAAAATGGATGAGATCGCCGGCGAGCTGATGGCCGAAACCCGCGGGGTCATGGAAAACTATAATTGAGGCGGAAGCCGGCATGAATCAAAACAGCCAGGCCGGGGAGAATGGCCGCATCGCCACCTATTCCGATCCCACCGATATTTCTCCTTACATCAACGGTGAAAAGAAAAAGGTCGTCCTGTTCGCCATGACCTCCTGCCCCTATTGTCACATGTTCGAGGAACGGTTCCTCGAATTCTCCCGAACGTGCTCCGCTGACTACGATTTCCTGCGCGTGACCATCGACGACCCGGGCAACCCTCTGTGGTCCAGGTACGAGATCCATGTCGTTCCCCAGGTCATCGTCTTTGCCAAGGGCCGGATCGTCTCGCGCCTGGACTCCATCCCCTTTGTTGGCATAACCAAGAAAAACTGGGCCGAGTTCTGCGCCGCGTTAAAGTAGGATTTCAGGGCGCTATTTGGCCGGCTCGAGCGTCGGCGTGAAGGTCCAGGTCCAGCCGTCCTGTTTGTGGATCAGGGATTTCTTGTCCTTGGAGATGCGCAGGTTGTCCGACTCGGGCACCGACATGCCCAACATGACTGGCGACAGCACGATCAATTCCTCGGGATGTTTCTTGACGCTGCCCGGCACGGCTTTATTTTTTCCGGTGCAGAACTGGGCCACATCCGCCGCGGGGTAGGTGGTTTGTACCTGCAGCTCGAGTACTCCACTCAAGCCGTCCTTGACCCCCAGAAGTTCCCAGTGCTCATACTCGCCCTTGAGCACCGGCGGCCGGCACTTCGGCTCATAGTTGCGCAAGTTCTTGACTGCGGATTTTTCGTTGAGGATAGTCGGGGTTCCCACCAGCGTGGACTCCGTGAGCCTCCACTTCAAGTCGATCACCACCCGGTCGGTCACGTCGGCGTAACCGATGTCGCCCGAACCGCCGATGACATTGGTTTGTGCCTGATAGACGCCGACGATATGGTAGCAAACAACGTCGGCGCTGCTCCAGCGCATCATGGCTTCCATGTCCATTTGCTGGTCCTGAGCCTGGGCCGGTTGCCAGGCGCATAAAAAAATCAAGACGATCATCCAATGCAATGGCTTCATTTGATTCTCCTCTTCTATAATCGATGCGCAAAAAACGCGATCGATGCCTCTATTCTGGTTGCTTCGGGCAGAGATGTCAAATCGCGGCAATGCCATATTGATAAATCGACCCAATATCCTTAGAATTCAGGCATGAGCAAATATTTTCTTCCAATTGCTATCAGTCTGGTCATCACTTTATCCGGGTGCTCAGCCAAAAAAGACACGGAGGTTTTTGCCGACATCTACAAAACCGCTGCCGGCGATACGTCGTCCTATCAAACCCTGCGGGTGCTCTGCAAAAACTATCCCAACCGGCTTTGCGGTACGCTCCTCTCCATTCAGGCGATCAGATACATGAAGGGCGTCATGGCGCAAGAGGGCTTTGACCGCGTGTATCTTCAGGAATGCTCCGTCGCCCATTGGCAAAGGGGCAGCCAAGAGGTCGGTGCAATCAGATCAAAAAAATTTGGGGAGACAAAACTTTCGCTATGCGCCTTGGGCAACTCGGTCGGCACAGCGGTCAATGGCTTGCAAGCCGGGGTCGTCGAGGTCGCGTCATTCGAACAGCTGGCCAAGCTGGGAGAAAAGGCCGTCAAGGGAAAAATCATTTTTTTCAACAAGACGATGGATCCGGGCAAGGCGAACACCTTTGAAGCCTACGGCGAGGTTGTCTCCTTGCGCTTCGCCGGGGCGTCGGTCGCCGCCAGGTATGGAGCGGAGGCGGTCGTCATCAGGTCGATCACCACCGCCGTCGACACGTTCCCGCACACCGGGGTGATGAGGTACCGGGACACGCCCAAACAGATACCGGCCTTCGCCCTAGCGACCG of Candidatus Aminicenantes bacterium contains these proteins:
- a CDS encoding CGGC domain-containing protein, coding for MKKIGIIICGRYLSCGGGKCFRALRERVGAFAAYAKDEAVEIVGFANCGGCPGGNIENVPAEMKKNGAQEIHLATCFVVGYPPCEHTRDFKKFIETAFGLPVVIGTHPIPLKYYENHQKLPFWKQAKMDEIAGELMAETRGVMENYN
- a CDS encoding thioredoxin family protein; its protein translation is MNQNSQAGENGRIATYSDPTDISPYINGEKKKVVLFAMTSCPYCHMFEERFLEFSRTCSADYDFLRVTIDDPGNPLWSRYEIHVVPQVIVFAKGRIVSRLDSIPFVGITKKNWAEFCAALK